The Corticium candelabrum chromosome 18, ooCorCand1.1, whole genome shotgun sequence genome includes a region encoding these proteins:
- the LOC134193970 gene encoding adhesive plaque matrix protein 2-like: MARLTVFCVLLFCVFGTTMAIKNPFHFIWKPNHCVEVYPANCFDICGKGHCLNRYKCCHRIFSFFDTFCEDKQELQRLCLPFVCKNNGTLFRTQASHHGHGYHHRKLSLCNEPKLKCACPTGYSGACCQSRTNHTNPCAKTTCSVGKCVVIYGRAVCKSAGRASINNTEAPTYFHETVNPDIVTEGTREDNIELEATPFVDVNEDSYISTDSTAEEVATDEPSAIY, translated from the exons ATGGCTCGTCTGACCGTATTCTGCGTGCTACTGTTCTGTGTGTTCGGAACTACAATGGCCATCAAGAATCCGTTTCACTTCATTTGGAAACCCAACCATTGTGTTGAGGTATATCCCGCAAACTGCTTCGACATCTGCGGAAAAGGCCACTGCCTCAATCGATATAAATGTTGCCATAGAATTTTTTCCTTCTTTGATACCTTCTGTGAAGACAAACAGGAATTGCAGCGTCTATGTCTACCGTTTGTTTGCAAAAACAATGGAACACTGTTTCGTACG CAAGCTAGCCATCACGGCCACGGCTACCATCATCGCAAGTTGTCTCTCTGTAATGAGCCCAAGCTAAAGTGCGCATGCCCGACCGGTTATTCCGGTGCTTGCTGTCAAA GTCGTACCAATCACACGAACCCGTGCGCTAAGACGACGTGCAGTGTTGGCAAATGCGTTGTGATATACGGGCGTGCAGTATGCAAATCAGCAG GTCGAGCAAGTATCAACAATACTGAGGCACCTACCTACTTCCACGAGACTGTCAATCCTGACATTGTTACTGAAGGTACAAGAGAAGATAATATCGAATTGGAAGCCACACCTTTTGTAGACGTAAACGAGGATTCTTACATCTCTACCGACAGTACAGCAGAAGAAGTTGCTACTGATGAACCTTCAGCAATATACTAG
- the LOC134194190 gene encoding uncharacterized protein LOC134194190: MARLTLFCVLLFCVFGTTMAFNIKSLLHKFWKPNDCDELVSRNCFDVCGKGHCPIKSECCHKFFSYFRLFCKHELKFRQRCLPFVCKNNGTLLRTQDRHHGHKSLCDDPTLKCACPTGYSGACCQSHNTEAPTNVLFETSRPSDFFHETDSTTEDTMFKTEDTVFTTEDAVFTDSTRGDNIELEAKSFVYETGNPDISTDSTTEDTMFKTEDTVFTTEDAVFTDSTRGDNIELEATSFVYKTGNPDISTDSTTEEAVTDEPATIY; the protein is encoded by the exons ATGGCTCGTCTGACCTTATTTTGCGTGCTACTGTTCTGTGTGTTCGGAACCACAATGGCGTTCAATATCAAGAGTCTTCTTCACAAGTTTTGGAAACCCAACGATTGCGATGAGCTGGTATCCCGCAACTGCTTCGACGTCTGCGGAAAAGGCCACTGCCCCATTAAATCTGAATGTTGCCACAAATTTTTTTCCTACTTTCGTCTCTTCTGTAAACACGAACTGAAATTCCGGCAGCGATGTCTACCGTTTGTCTGCAAGAACAATGGAACACTGCTTCGTACG CAAGACAGACATCACGGTCACAAGTCTCTCTGTGATGACCCCACGCTAAAGTGCGCATGCCCGACCGGTTACTCCGGTGCTTGCTGTCAAA GTCACAATACTGAGGCACCTAccaatgttttgtttgaaaCGTCAAGGCCGTCGGACTTCTTTCACGAGACCGATAGTACAACAGAAGATACTATGTTTAAAACAGAAGATACTGTGTTTACAACAGAAGATGCTGTCTTTACCGACAGTACAAGAGGAGATAATATCGAATTGGAAGCCAAATCTTTTGTATACGAAACCGGGAATCCTGACATCTCTACCGACAGTACAACAGAAGATACTATGTTTAAAACAGAAGATACTGTGTTTACAACAGAAGATGCTGTCTTTACCGACAGTACAAGAGGAGATAATATTGAATTGGAAGCCACATCTTTTGTATACAAAACCGGGAATCCTGACATCTCTACCGACAGTACAACAGAAGAAGCTGTTACTGATGAACCTGCGACAATATACTAG